A region of Methanobrevibacter sp. DNA encodes the following proteins:
- a CDS encoding C1 family peptidase, whose product MHKTHYRLLVCLMAFIFLIILPTSFAADVDADLMDGNLIYDDSLCLADSVENDGLLDFEDSADDNSLDSLDPEDDLIESSESNSDVLSEDYYFDSNAEKDGNGTEENPYKNLDKSRIRNNSVIHLASGAYNLQLPGEYTNITLIGQSYDQTRITFSSGTLSLNGNVVFNSISLIGQSAAKTKINFSSGLFTLINNVCFQDISLIGQGASQTTIKGNNRDLYAYGDIILQNLTLDSVTITNKGKLNAADVIFSHGDGTYTSSKWYGGAIYSYDSQYSLSLRNCSFYNNSASIGGAIYLSGSNAEIIDCEFIDNNATQFYGGAICSVSDLNSMSTLTIKNTKFMDDSSNNNTGGALYLVAVNFNGNNISVYNCSSTLGGAFTFLNVNAKISRLYGIDNTARYDGGVIYQTYGNLTLSNSTFISNNARNGAGLFAYGLNTLSICNNSFINNSASESAGAIYSVFNNNSNISNSYENNTASSIDFKDVYDSSFLSLIIQDNNYTIYNYNPSANSLPSNYSSLSEGYVTSVKDQGNGGNCWAFATIATLESCILKASGDNLDLSEENMKNVAELYSIYGWNMETNEGGYDDTALGYLLSWLGPVSDEDGIYDPKGLLSPVLSGVMHVQNVMYLKRDSFTDNDMIKRAIMDYGAAFTPIYLRSYLVKKDSSIGYYKEFTNDTSPNHAVVLIGWDDNIEVPGAPGKGAWIAKNSWGNSGNKGIFYLSYYDVSSPPIGVDDATFTFILNDTVKFDKNYQYDIAKTDYFYNNTTTVWYKNIFNATDNEYLTAVSTYFEKETTWNLSIYVNNSKKLVQSGVSKSGYWTIYLREPISLNVGDIFEIEFKIKVSANVGVPVSEIVSLNNKFYKENVSFISYNGKNWTDLYDLVWNGYPNHNYSSQVACIKAFTVLDKIDTALTLDLGYISNIEGNNFNPVNITVNVLNQYGYPVNCGQVKFNFSNEDSSYEIKYVDVYNGVAKISHIFKKGFNTIFAEFEASGYISSSDSSSVNITKYDVNMTAKITNNIYYASVDITLSEKINETISLILGYKNFTAKSVNGKVSINLTGLNLGKNNLRIVLYPALYDCNEITSNFTISTTVSLPKYNNFTYGAKYSVKFLDKKANPLKNTNVTISFGGKTYKLKTDSNGIVNITNYLKPGSYTVKVKNPATLEEKTHKIKVLARIDQNKNLTMYYGAGKYYNVRVLDNYGNIAKNVSVKFTINGNTYYKRTNSKGIASLKISLKPKTYSVSASYKGFTVKNKVTVKSTIITKNLSHKKAKTIKFTAKLVNTKGAILKNKYITFKFKGKKYKRKTNAKGIATLSLKSLKKGKYSIYSTYGKLTIKNTIKIT is encoded by the coding sequence TTATTATTTTGACAGCAATGCAGAAAAGGACGGCAATGGGACTGAAGAAAATCCATATAAAAATTTGGACAAGTCCAGAATAAGAAACAATTCTGTAATACATTTGGCAAGCGGAGCTTATAATTTGCAATTGCCTGGTGAGTATACAAATATTACATTGATCGGTCAAAGTTATGATCAGACAAGAATCACTTTTAGTTCAGGAACTCTTTCATTAAATGGTAATGTTGTTTTTAACAGCATTTCTTTAATTGGACAAAGTGCTGCCAAAACTAAAATCAATTTCAGTTCAGGCCTTTTCACTTTAATCAATAATGTTTGTTTCCAAGATATTTCATTGATTGGGCAAGGGGCTTCTCAAACAACCATTAAAGGCAATAATAGAGACCTTTATGCATACGGGGACATCATTCTCCAAAATCTCACATTGGATAGTGTCACAATAACAAATAAAGGCAAATTAAATGCTGCTGATGTGATTTTCTCTCATGGCGATGGAACTTACACAAGTTCTAAGTGGTATGGAGGTGCCATTTATTCTTATGATAGCCAATATTCTCTTAGCTTAAGAAATTGCAGCTTTTACAATAACTCTGCAAGCATTGGCGGGGCAATTTATTTAAGTGGGAGCAATGCGGAAATCATCGATTGTGAATTTATCGATAACAATGCAACCCAATTTTATGGTGGAGCAATATGTTCTGTGTCCGATTTGAATTCCATGTCCACTCTAACCATAAAGAATACTAAATTTATGGATGATAGTTCTAACAATAACACTGGAGGAGCATTATATCTGGTGGCTGTCAACTTTAATGGAAATAACATATCAGTTTATAATTGCTCATCCACTTTAGGAGGGGCTTTCACATTCTTGAATGTTAACGCTAAAATAAGCAGGTTATATGGAATTGATAATACTGCACGGTATGATGGAGGGGTCATCTATCAGACCTACGGCAATTTGACTCTTTCCAATTCCACTTTCATATCAAATAATGCTAGAAATGGAGCAGGGCTATTTGCATATGGCCTTAACACTCTTTCAATATGCAATAATTCTTTCATCAACAATTCTGCCAGTGAATCTGCTGGAGCCATATACTCTGTTTTCAACAATAATTCCAATATATCAAATAGCTATGAAAACAACACTGCATCAAGCATTGATTTCAAGGACGTATATGACTCTTCATTCCTTTCTTTAATTATCCAAGACAATAATTATACAATTTATAATTATAATCCAAGTGCCAATTCACTTCCAAGCAATTACAGTTCCTTAAGTGAAGGTTATGTAACTTCCGTAAAAGATCAAGGAAATGGAGGAAATTGTTGGGCCTTTGCTACAATTGCAACCTTAGAGTCATGCATTCTGAAGGCATCTGGGGATAATCTTGATCTTTCAGAAGAGAATATGAAAAATGTTGCTGAACTTTATTCCATTTACGGTTGGAATATGGAAACCAATGAGGGAGGATATGATGACACTGCCTTAGGCTATCTTCTTAGCTGGCTAGGGCCGGTTTCTGACGAGGATGGCATTTATGATCCTAAAGGCCTTTTATCTCCAGTATTATCCGGCGTCATGCATGTTCAAAATGTAATGTATTTGAAAAGGGATAGTTTCACAGACAATGATATGATCAAAAGAGCCATAATGGATTATGGAGCGGCTTTCACTCCGATTTACTTAAGGTCTTATTTAGTGAAGAAGGACAGTTCAATTGGATACTATAAGGAATTTACAAATGACACCAGTCCTAATCATGCAGTTGTCCTAATTGGATGGGATGACAATATAGAGGTTCCTGGCGCTCCTGGAAAAGGGGCTTGGATTGCCAAGAACAGTTGGGGAAATTCAGGTAATAAAGGCATTTTCTACCTTTCATATTATGATGTAAGCTCTCCCCCAATAGGAGTGGATGATGCCACTTTCACATTTATCTTAAATGATACAGTTAAATTTGATAAGAATTATCAATATGACATTGCAAAAACAGATTATTTCTACAATAATACGACTACTGTATGGTATAAGAATATCTTCAATGCAACGGATAATGAGTATTTGACAGCTGTTTCCACATATTTTGAAAAGGAAACCACTTGGAACTTATCAATATATGTGAATAATTCTAAAAAATTGGTTCAGTCAGGTGTTTCAAAATCCGGCTATTGGACTATTTATCTAAGGGAGCCTATTTCACTTAATGTTGGTGACATTTTTGAAATTGAATTCAAAATTAAGGTTTCAGCCAATGTTGGAGTTCCTGTTTCAGAAATTGTAAGCTTAAATAATAAGTTTTATAAGGAAAACGTCTCATTCATCAGTTATAATGGCAAAAATTGGACAGATCTATATGATTTGGTATGGAATGGTTATCCTAATCATAATTACTCATCTCAAGTGGCTTGCATAAAGGCATTTACTGTATTGGACAAGATTGACACTGCACTTACATTGGATTTGGGTTATATTAGCAATATTGAAGGAAACAATTTCAATCCTGTAAACATTACAGTGAATGTCTTGAATCAATATGGATATCCTGTAAATTGCGGACAAGTCAAATTTAATTTTTCCAATGAAGATTCATCCTATGAAATCAAATATGTGGATGTCTACAATGGAGTGGCTAAAATTAGCCATATCTTTAAGAAAGGATTTAATACGATTTTTGCAGAATTTGAAGCTTCTGGCTACATTTCATCATCTGACAGTTCATCTGTAAACATTACAAAATATGATGTCAATATGACTGCAAAAATCACAAATAACATCTATTATGCATCTGTAGACATAACTCTCAGTGAAAAGATCAATGAAACCATTTCATTGATATTGGGATATAAGAATTTCACTGCCAAATCCGTAAATGGTAAGGTGTCAATCAATCTGACAGGGTTAAATCTTGGCAAGAATAATCTTAGAATTGTCCTTTATCCTGCACTTTATGACTGTAATGAAATCACATCTAATTTCACTATTAGTACAACGGTTTCACTTCCTAAATATAATAATTTCACTTATGGTGCAAAATACAGCGTAAAATTCCTGGATAAAAAAGCAAATCCATTAAAAAACACCAATGTGACTATAAGCTTTGGAGGAAAAACATATAAGCTGAAAACAGACAGCAATGGAATAGTCAATATTACTAATTATCTAAAGCCAGGAAGCTATACTGTAAAGGTTAAGAATCCAGCGACTTTAGAGGAAAAAACCCATAAGATCAAGGTATTGGCCAGAATTGATCAAAACAAGAATCTGACAATGTATTATGGCGCAGGCAAATACTATAATGTCAGGGTCTTGGACAACTATGGAAACATTGCCAAAAACGTATCAGTCAAATTCACTATAAATGGCAATACATATTATAAAAGGACCAACAGCAAAGGAATTGCCAGCCTTAAGATCAGCTTAAAGCCTAAGACATATAGTGTTTCAGCTAGCTATAAAGGATTTACAGTAAAGAATAAAGTGACTGTCAAGTCAACTATCATTACTAAAAACCTTTCTCATAAGAAAGCTAAAACAATCAAATTCACTGCAAAACTGGTCAATACTAAAGGAGCTATCTTGAAAAATAAATACATTACCTTTAAGTTCAAAGGTAAAAAGTATAAAAGGAAGACCAATGCTAAAGGAATTGCTACTTTAAGTCTTAAATCCTTGAAAAAAGGCAAATATTCCATTTATTCAACTTATGGAAAATTAACTATTAAGAATACTATTAAAATTACATAA